In one Alnus glutinosa chromosome 12, dhAlnGlut1.1, whole genome shotgun sequence genomic region, the following are encoded:
- the LOC133883031 gene encoding uncharacterized protein LOC133883031 yields MAACREEPASAVMLSGGQREPPGPGGWDPPGPGAPGRFFCKIGSCLNFLCCCWFLKDCFGGPLSPPGPPGRPDPALEARAGTEAVPPYRVSERPACPAPVATAQECYPTCDSPPRGFRKF; encoded by the exons ATGGCCGCCTGCAGGGAAGAACCAGCTAGCGCAGTGATGCTCTCGGGAGGACAGAGAGAACCGCCCGGACCGGGTGGATGGGATCCACCTGGTCCTGGTGCACCAGGACGTTTCTTCTGCAAGATTGGTTCTTG CCTGAACTTCTTATGCTGCTGCTGGTTCCTAAAAGATTGCTTTGGAGGTCCATTGAGCCCACCTGGGCCTCCGGGACGACCCGATCCAGCACTGGAAGCACGTGCAGGAACGGAAGCAGTACCTCCCTACCGTGTCAGCGAACGGCCTGCTTGCCCCGCCCCTGTGGCTACCGCGCAGGAATGCTATCCCACCTGCGACTCTCCTCCACGTGGGTTTAGAAAATTCTAG